The following proteins come from a genomic window of Lolium rigidum isolate FL_2022 chromosome 5, APGP_CSIRO_Lrig_0.1, whole genome shotgun sequence:
- the LOC124653798 gene encoding aladin-like translates to MPSFPPPGGVTICEINRDLVVADSLSEDRAKEAYGDVLGMVFSPIPFQPDDLLRQNEAPAPDDAEPAESVPRASLVSTVAESLKQMLFPSCDRKLLEEFDTQKVSWNPHKHCLAFVSGKDQVTVHDFEDSDSKESCILTSEHQKEVKAIEWRPNSGKMIAVGCKGGICLWSASYPGNVPSVKSGVTSSSFGAFPRGSTGQWILVDVLRGSSTELVSALCWKPDGRYLASASCNGQSFTIWDVSQGLGTPIRRGLSSISLVRWSPSGDYFLTAKFDGTFHLWETNTWTSEPWSSSNGYVTGANWDPEGRVALLSFSNSTTLGSVHFSSKPPSLDAHLLPVELPEISSLIVSRGIEKLAWDASGERLAVSFKDGNETYHGLLAVYDVRRSPLVSVSLVGFIRGPGEGVKPLAFAFHNKFKQGPLLSVCWSSGWCCTYPLILRSH, encoded by the exons ATGCCGAGCTTCCCTCCGCCGGGCGGCGTCACCATCTGCGAGATCAACCGCGACCTCG TCGTGGCGGACTCCCTGTCGGAGGACCGCGCCAAGGAGGCCTACGGCGATGTCCTG GGGATGGTGTTCAGCCCGATTCCTTTCCAGCCGGATGATCTCCTGAGACAGAATGAGGCTCCTGCTCCAGACGATGCCGAGCCCGCCGAGAGCGTGCCCAGAGCGAGCTTGGTGTCCACCGTAGCCGAGTCCCTCAAGCAAATGCTCTTCCCTTCCTGCGAT CGAAAACTGCTAGAAGAATTTGATACCCAGAAAGTAAGCTGGAATCCACACAAGCACTGTTTAGCATTTGTATCTGGGAAGGATCAGGTTACAGTCCACGACTTTGAGGATTCAG ATAGTAAAGAATCTTGCATTCTAACTAGTGAACATCAAAAGGAAGTTAAAGCTATCGAATGGAGGCCAAATAGTGGGAAGATGATTGCAGTTGGCTGCAA GGGAGGCATATGCCTCTGGTCAGCATCATATCCTGGGAATGTTCCATCCGTGAAATCTGGTGTCACTTCTTCTTCTTTTGGTGCCTTCCCTAGAGGTTCTACTGGTCAGTGGATTCTGGTGGATGTTCTCCGCGGTTCTTCTACTGAGCTAGTTAGTGCACTTTGTTGGAAGCCGGATGGAAG ATACCTTGCCTCGGCCTCTTGTAATGGTCAGTCGTTCACGATTTGGGATGTTTCTCAAG GGTTGGGAACTCCTATTCGACGCGGATTAAGTAGTATATCATTGGTGCGGTGGTCACCTAGTGGAGATTACTTTTTGACTGCTAAATT TGATGGAACTTTTCACTTATGGGAAACCAACACATGGACCTCAGAACCCTGGTCTTCATCCAACGGATATGTTACT GGGGCAAATTGGGACCCAGAAGGCCGTGTTGCATTGTTATCCTTTTCTAACTCGACCACACTAGGTTCAGTTCACTTCTCATCAAAGCCACCATCTTTAG ATGCCCATCTCCTACCAGTGGAACTTCCAGAAATTTCCTCTCTGATTGTTAG TCGAGGCATAGAGAAATTAGCATGGGATGCTTCAGGAGAGCGTCTGGCAGTGTCATTCAAAGATGGCAATGAAACGTATCATGGACTTCTTGCTGTGTATGATGTGAGAAGATCCCCGCTTGTGTCCGTTTCACTGGT TGGATTCATCAGAGGACCTGGAGAAGGAGTGAAGCCGCTTGCGTTCGCCTTCCACAACAAATTCAAGCAAGGACCGTTGCTTTCTGTG TGCTGGAGCAGTGGCTGGTGTTGCACATACCCCCTGATACTTCGCTCACATTAA